DNA from Chelonia mydas isolate rCheMyd1 chromosome 3, rCheMyd1.pri.v2, whole genome shotgun sequence:
TAGCTGTCCTGCAGTCCCCGCTgcacattggaattctgggctgagctcccaatgcctgatggggccaaaaatttgtcacgggtggttattggtaaatgtcgtcagtcaaccctccctccgtgtaagcaacagcagacaatcatttcgcgtccttttccctggattgcccaagcagacgcgatagcacggcaagcatggagcccgttcagctcaccgcagcagttatgaccattgtaaacaccttgcgcattatcgtgcagtttatgcagaaccagcacctgaaaaaccaggcgaggaggcgatggcagagcggtgatgaggacatgaacacatgTCTCTCTAAAATCGTgatccccagcaatttggagatcatggtgttactggggcaggctcatgccgtggaatgccgattctgggcctgggaaacaagcacagagtggtgggaccacatattgttgcaggtttgggatgattcccagtggctccgaaactttcgcatgcgtaagggcactttcttggaactttgtgacttgctttcccctgccctgaagcgcaggaataccaagatgggagAAGCCCTCACAGTttacaagcaagtggcaatagccctctggaagcttgcaatgccagacagctaccggtcagtcggtaatcaatttggagtgggcaaatctactgtgtgggttgctgtgatgcaagtagccaacacaatcattgagctgctggtatcaaaggtagtgactctgggaaatgtgcaggtcatactagatgattttgttgcagtgggattccctaactgtggtggggctatagacagaacgcatatccctatcttgtgaccggaccaccagggcagccagtacataaaccgcaaggggtacttttcagtgggtgctgcaagcactggtggatcacaagggacgtttcaccgacatcaacatgggatggccgggaaaggttcatgacactcgcatcttcaggaactctggtctgtttaaatggctgcaggaagggatttacttcccagaccagaaaatagctgttggggatgttgaaatgcctgtagttatcttcggggacccagcctaccccttaatgccctggctcatgaagccgtactcAGGCACCCTGggcagtagtaaggagctgttcagctataggctgaccaggtgcagaatggtggtagagtgtgcatttggacgtttgaagggtcactggcgcagtttactgactcgctcagacctcagcgaaaccaatattcccattgttattgctgcttgctgtgtgctccaccatctctatgagagtaagggggagacgtttatggcggggtgggaggttgaggcaaatcgcctggccgctgaatacgcgcagccagacaccaaggcggttagaagagcacagcaggaagtgctacgcatcagagaagctttgaaaaccagtttcatgaccggCCAGGGTACTGTGAcgcttctgtttgtttctccttgatgaaaatccgtccccttggttgactctaaattccctgtaagccacctgccctccccacttcgatcacagcttgcttgcaaaggaaataaagtcactatcgtttaaaaaaacatgtattctttattaattgattacaaaaatagggagataactcacaaggtagcccagtggggtgtgggaggagggtaggagggaaggaagaggccactttaaaacttgttgaatgacaaccttctgttgcttgggctgtccactggggtggaatggttgggtgcctggatccccctcctcctccccccccccccccccggcattctTGGGCATGtgggtgagaaggctatggaacttggggaggagggagggtggttaaacaggggctgcagcggcagtctgtgatcctgctgccattcatgaacctccaccagacaccaGAGCATGTCcctttgatcccgcagtagccccagcgttgcctcatgcctcctcttatcttcctgcccccccccgcctgccgtaAAACTGCAAGCAGCTCAGcctagaagcagcatgtctggggctctgtcccggagcatccgtttgattctttggttttctggtacgcttgtctgagctccttaagtttcacgcggcactgtgttgcatccctgctgtagcctctgtccctcgtggcctcggagattttttgaaatgttttcatagaatatcagggttggaagggacttcaggaggtcacctagtccaaccccctgctcaaagcaggaccaatccccaatttttgccccaaatccctaaatggccccttcagggattgaactcacaaccctgggtttagcaggccaatgctcaaaccactgagttatccctccccccattggcaTTTGgcgttttggcatttcgtcttttggaatgtagttctgatagcacagattcctctcctcatacagccatcagatccagtacctcccgttcggtccatgctggagctctttttcgattctgggactgcatggtcacctgtgctgatgaggtcacctggccaaacaggaaatgagattcaaaagttcccggggcttttcctgtacacttggccagtgcatcagagttcagagtgctgtccagagcggtcacaatggggTAGCTCcgggaggccaataccttcaaattgcatccacactaaccctaattcgaaacagcgatgtcgatttcagcgctaatcccctctttggggaggagtacagaaatcagttttaagagccctttatgttggggaaaaaaatggcttcattgtgtggacgggtgcaggtttaattcgatttaacgctgctaaatccgacataaactcgtagtgtagaccaggccttagatactGTTGTGTAGCATggggtctctttctctctctttttttaaatgcttatatTTGCGTTAAGTGAAGCCTGGCATATGAGCGTTGATGTTCCCAACTTCTTCCATAAGGCAGCTCTTGGTTGGGAGAATGATGGTAAAGGCCGGAATGATTCATAAGACAAAGTATGGCTTACTGCTGATGTTTTCCACAAAACTGCAGTCTGCCActatttaattattcttttcttttctagccGTTTCATCCTATGGTCAATCTGGAATGCTCCAGGGATTTTCGACCATTTCTATGTGCCCTATATGCTCCAGTCTGTATGGAGTATGGACGTGTCACTCTCCCATGTCGCAGGCTTTGTCAACGTGCATACAGTGAATGTTCCAAACTCATGGAGATGTTTGGCGTCTCTTGGCCAGAGGATATGGAATGCAGCAGGTTAGCAAATCTGTTTTTTCAGAACCACCATCTAAAAAAATTTAATGTGTTCCAGGATGTTTTAAACTGTCTCTTTTCCAGTCCAGCAGTATGTTTCCACTACAGACAATAACcctatttttccttcctttgtttagTGTATCTGCCTGTTTCCTGGGAAGGAAACTACTTTCATATTTCTCTCATTTCCCCACATACGCCCACACGCTGAAAATATTTATATGTGATTAGGTTAAATTAAGTGTGATATTTTAAAGGGAATTAGTATGCcagttgcattttattttcttcccccaCACTGTTTTGACCAGTGCACCAGTCTGGTTAAAGCTGTACTAGATAGCCATAGCTGACATTTTATACTTTCTAAACCAGTCTTGTAAAATTGTACTCAACTGAAGTGAGTACATTTTAATCTTTTATGTTTAATGAGAGAGTAaaatgtcacttaaaaaaaatccgtATTTCAAAAAGCAAACACCCCTGGAGAGAATGCAAACAAAACAATTCCGTTTTACTTTAAGGCGGTAGCTTTGtggcacattgagcagatgatGATCACACTCTGCTTCAGAGTGTAGCTGAAACTTGCCTCCTTCCTGATCTTTGATTTTTATTGGTCACTCCAGTGACTATAATGAAACACGGGCACAGATAAGAGGAAATGGCCCCTGAGTGGAGTGGGAAGGGAGCTGATCTTAAAGATCTGTAGATCTGTGGTGAGGTTAAAATTTAAGGCAGACTAGAGCTtgcggtttttttttttgttttttttttgccaaagcaTTGCTACTGTAAGGGCTCCCTTGTGCTGATGAGAATCCAGGGGAGACTTTGAGACCCTAATGGAAAAGACTGCTCCAATTCTAGACTCTGAAGAGAGGTCTAGTCCCTCCAAGTCATCCTATTCCTCAGGTCCCATCCTAAGAATATGGGCATCCATTCCCTAACTGCTGTGTCCAGAAAATCCCACGCACTCCATCTGCTTTCACTTTTGGAACTAGGGAAGAGAGCTCAGTGTCAACATTCCAGAAATCCAATGGTAACTCTTGTTCGAGCTACTTTTTAACAGCGTGTAACCTTTTTCTCTATCCTTTAGTTCATTTAAAAGTGGCATTGGTCTACACATGGAGTCCTACTGAGCATTCTTTGCCAGTTTCAAGTATACGTAAAAgtttgggcgggggggtggtTTTGTTCGTGACTTATTCCTAATTTTCCAAAaagactgttttttaaatttagatcTTGCGTAATCTAACTTTCCTATTACAAGTACAATAGTATTGTAGACAGTGTTGTTAGTGCCAAGcgttcaaaagtcatgagtcagacCCTCAAACTGTgcgtctttttttttaattgttctctTCCAGTTTTTGAACCAacccacagtgtgtgtgtgtgtgtctgtctgtctgtctgtctgtctgtctgtctctctctctctctctctctctctctctctctctctctctctctctctctctctctctctctctctctctctctctctctggttcaaAATGGAACCTTAAGCACATAAAAATTGGACCTCCTTGCTGGCTGCTCAAAGGCGGACTCCACTTACTCTCTTGTAGCCTCTGGGGTTGGAAGCTGCTATTCTATTAGCCTTCCCTCTTCCTCTATAGCTCTCAGCCCCCACCCTCATTCTCCTCTTGTACCTCTTCAGTGTCCCTCCTCCTTTTCATGTTCTCATGTTCTACCCTATTTTTCCCCTGAATCCCTTCAACCTTTTTCCCTACACATAAATATTTCCACTGCATTATGCATTACCCTGACCTATCCCGCGCTCTCCTATGCCTGGCTCTTCACATACCAGTATCTCCGCTCAGTCTCTTGCTCACCATGTTCTCCTGCTGCCTCTCTTTGGCTTTTCTACTGATCCTCGCAATTCCTTGTCTCCTCAGTGTCTGTCTCGGTACCTAACCATAGCGGCTTTAGTCTTACTGAAAACTATGAGAGTTGGTGACCATATTACTAGACAGCTTTACTCCCAGAGAGTCTACTGTCTGCTTGCAAAGACTCTCATCAAATGGCCATTGCCTTGCCCAGTATCCACCTCATTGAAAGAAATGGGAGGTGTACACCTTGGATAGGAACTTTCATGAGAGAAGGCAAGAATGGGGCAATCAAGTGACAGATTTAAAGAGTtacaagacttgcaataaaatcgaCTTGGCAACACTGGGTAGAGAAAAGAatacactttttgtttttaagaaaggtGTATAGCTGCCAGTAGTACTTAGCTGCTATCAGATGCAAAACTAAAGCTCTGCCTTAACTAAGGTGCTCCTGGCCCACTACCATAATATTTTGCTTggcaacttttttaaaattaaaacatgaaaTGTATAATCTTGTTTTATGGCAAATTAAAGCGGTCATTTTTACAAACACTGTAAACTGTTCATGATAGGAGACTTGGCATCTTTTGTGTCTGCAGCACTAAACGCACTGACAGAGcttaggtcccaattcagcaaagcatttaccTACGTgctaagcatgtgagtagccctaTTGTCAAGTTTGAGACTACTCACCCTGAAATTTAGGCATCTACTTAAATGCTGTGCTGAATCAGGCTTTACCCAATAATACAGAGGGAGAATGAAATTATGTCCATATGATTCATGAATTACCTTTTTGTGTCGATTTTTAGTTTTCCATCCAGTTGTTTTCTAAAGCTAGAGACATAAAGCAGAACAGGATATCTAGAATATGggtaaatatacatatataattcccatatttattttttttttagattcccGGACTGTGATGAGCCTTACCCTCGTCTCGTAGACCTCAATTTAGCTGGAGAGCCCACAGAAGAGGCCCCAATGGCAGTGCAGAGGGACTATGGCTTTTGGTGCCCCCGGGAGTTGAAAATAGACCCTGATCTGGGTTATTCTTTCCTGAGGGTACAAGACTGTTCCCCTCCTTGTCCAAATATGTACTTTAGGCGTGAAGAGCTCTCCTTTGCCCGATATTTCATCGGAGTGATTTCCATCGTCTGCCTTTCTGCTACCTTGTttacttttttaacctttctgatTGATGTCACAAGATTCCGCTATCCAGAAAGACCCATTATATTTTATGCTGTCTGTTACATGATGGTGTCATTAATTTTCTTCATTGGCTTTTTGCTTGAGGACCGAGTAGCGTGCAATGCATCTAGCCCTGCGCAGTACAAGGCTTCCACAGTGACACAGGGCTCTCATAACAAAGCTTGCACCATGCTTTTCATGGTGCTGTATTTCTTTACCATGGCTGGCAGTGTTTGGTGGGTCATTCTTACCATCACATGGTTCTTGGCAGCTGTGCCAAAGTGGGGCAGTGAAGCAATTGAGAAGAAAGCATTGCTCTTCCATGCCAGTGCATGGGGCATTCCAGGAACTCTAACCATCATCCTTTTAGCAATGAATAAAATTGAAGGTGACAATATTAGTGGCGTGTGTTTTGTTGGCCTCTATGATGTGGATGCATTACGATATTTTGTTCTTGCCCCCCTCTGCCTGTATGTTGTGGTTGGAGTTTCTCTGCTGCTCGCTGGCATTATCTCCCTCAATCGGGTTCGCATTGAAATCCCATTAGAAAAAGAGAACCAGGACAAGCTGGTGAAGTTCATGATCCGGATTGGCGTGTTCAGTGTTCTGTACCTCGTTCCACTCTTGGTTGTAATTGGCTGCTATTTCTATGAGCAGGCTTTCCGAGGTGTATGGGAGACAACATGGATACAAGAACGCTGCAGAGAATATCACATCCCATGCCCATATCAGGTGAGGAAATTGATACGGGATATTCAGGAATGCAAAGAAATGAGAAGTGAGGGGATTCTGTAGGGATTTAACTATCTATTGCTGAAAAGCAGCTGCTCTTCCTGGTGGGGAGGGTTATTGCCATATTTGTTGTATTAATCAATGCATTTGATCTTCAAAAAGGCTATTACAGAAAAAATCTGTGTATGCAACAAATGTGCAGTGCACCTTTTTGACAGAGCCTTGGAGAATTATGACCTTTTTGTTATAGTCAATGGGATTTATAATGCTTTTCTCTTAGtttcttgggttttttgtttctttttatttatggcACCCACAagaggacagaggaaggagctctTTTATACCAATTCCAAGAGCGGGGTCATggggcttgtcttttgaaggggTAATCAAGTGTTTGTTTCAAGCCTTGCACTAAAGGGAGGTCTGATGTGCAACTGAATTTCATCAATGGTCTGCTTGTTAACAATTGTTAAAGGTTTTGTGGTCTTCTGTACCTGTATCTAATGATGTTTTAGTGATTCTCAGCTAGGGGTACACGTATCcctaggggtacgcagaggtcttccagggggtacgttaactcatctagatatttgtctagtttcacaatgggctacataaaaaacactagcaaagttagtataaactaaaatttcatacagacgatgacttgtttatactactctaaatattatacatggaaatgtaagtacaatatttataaatcaattggaatataattatatgataaaaatgagaaagtaagcaatttttcagtaatagtgtgctgtaacacttttgtatttgattttttaagtgaggtgaaacttgggggtacacaagacaaatcagactcctgaaagaggcacagtagtctggaaagattgagagccactgttttagACCACAGTTTTCCATGTCACTTTCAGGAAACCCATATATGTGTCAAACAGTTGGGTAAAATCTTATCTGAAGTAACCTGTACAGAAAGTCAGAGTTTGTAGTTCATCacgtttatttttaaagaataggTTTGGCTTGTCAGTGTTTGATACAGTTACCATGTAAGCAAATACCATAGCGAATACTAGATGCCAGACTTtccactgacaggtttcagagtagcagccgtgttagtctgtatccgtaaaaagaaaaggagtacttgtggcaccttagagactaacaaatttattagagcataagctttcatgagctacagcccacttcactctCCACTGTGTTACACCAATTTGGTGGTGGTGTAATTAGATTTAGAAAGGAGAAAAATCGGACACACAGAGAGTAGTTGATCAGATGAAGCCGAATTTCTTTTATTGTGCTAAAGTGGTTGTGGCAAAACATTGAGTTTCTAAAGTATTCAGATTTGTTAGTTTCTAGGGC
Protein-coding regions in this window:
- the FZD3 gene encoding frizzled-3 isoform X2 produces the protein MATSLMFCSLLFLDVLVGHTSGHSLFSCEPIILRMCQDLPYNTTFMPNLLNHYDQQTAALAMEPFHPMVNLECSRDFRPFLCALYAPVCMEYGRVTLPCRRLCQRAYSECSKLMEMFGVSWPEDMECSRFPDCDEPYPRLVDLNLAGEPTEEAPMAVQRDYGFWCPRELKIDPDLGYSFLRVQDCSPPCPNMYFRREELSFARYFIGVISIVCLSATLFTFLTFLIDVTRFRYPERPIIFYAVCYMMVSLIFFIGFLLEDRVACNASSPAQYKASTVTQGSHNKACTMLFMVLYFFTMAGSVWWVILTITWFLAAVPKWGSEAIEKKALLFHASAWGIPGTLTIILLAMNKIEGDNISGVCFVGLYDVDALRYFVLAPLCLYVVVGVSLLLAGIISLNRVRIEIPLEKENQDKLVKFMIRIGVFSVLYLVPLLVVIGCYFYEQAFRGVWETTWIQERCREYHIPCPYQISQMSRPDLILFLMKYLMALVVGIPSVFWVGSKKTCFEWASFFHGRRKKEAVNESRQVLQEPDFAQSLLRDPNTPIIRKSRGTSTQGTSTHASSTHLAMMDDQRSKAGSVHSKVSSYHGSLHRSRDGRYTPCSYRGIEDRLPHGSMSRLTDHSRHSSSHRLNEQSRHSSIRDLSNNPMTHITHETD
- the FZD3 gene encoding frizzled-3 isoform X1, encoding MATSLMFCSLLFLDVLVGHTSGHSLFSCEPIILRMCQDLPYNTTFMPNLLNHYDQQTAALAMEPFHPMVNLECSRDFRPFLCALYAPVCMEYGRVTLPCRRLCQRAYSECSKLMEMFGVSWPEDMECSRFPDCDEPYPRLVDLNLAGEPTEEAPMAVQRDYGFWCPRELKIDPDLGYSFLRVQDCSPPCPNMYFRREELSFARYFIGVISIVCLSATLFTFLTFLIDVTRFRYPERPIIFYAVCYMMVSLIFFIGFLLEDRVACNASSPAQYKASTVTQGSHNKACTMLFMVLYFFTMAGSVWWVILTITWFLAAVPKWGSEAIEKKALLFHASAWGIPGTLTIILLAMNKIEGDNISGVCFVGLYDVDALRYFVLAPLCLYVVVGVSLLLAGIISLNRVRIEIPLEKENQDKLVKFMIRIGVFSVLYLVPLLVVIGCYFYEQAFRGVWETTWIQERCREYHIPCPYQISQMSRPDLILFLMKYLMALVVGIPSVFWVGSKKTCFEWASFFHGRRKKEAVNESRQVLQEPDFAQSLLRDPNTPIIRKSRGTSTQGTSTHASSTHLAMMDDQRSKAGSVHSKVSSYHGSLHRSRDGRYTPCSYRGIEDRLPHGSMSRLTDHSRHSSSHRLNEQSRHSSIRDLSNNPMTHITHGTSMNRVIEEDGTSA
- the FZD3 gene encoding frizzled-3 isoform X3, whose product is MVNLECSRDFRPFLCALYAPVCMEYGRVTLPCRRLCQRAYSECSKLMEMFGVSWPEDMECSRFPDCDEPYPRLVDLNLAGEPTEEAPMAVQRDYGFWCPRELKIDPDLGYSFLRVQDCSPPCPNMYFRREELSFARYFIGVISIVCLSATLFTFLTFLIDVTRFRYPERPIIFYAVCYMMVSLIFFIGFLLEDRVACNASSPAQYKASTVTQGSHNKACTMLFMVLYFFTMAGSVWWVILTITWFLAAVPKWGSEAIEKKALLFHASAWGIPGTLTIILLAMNKIEGDNISGVCFVGLYDVDALRYFVLAPLCLYVVVGVSLLLAGIISLNRVRIEIPLEKENQDKLVKFMIRIGVFSVLYLVPLLVVIGCYFYEQAFRGVWETTWIQERCREYHIPCPYQISQMSRPDLILFLMKYLMALVVGIPSVFWVGSKKTCFEWASFFHGRRKKEAVNESRQVLQEPDFAQSLLRDPNTPIIRKSRGTSTQGTSTHASSTHLAMMDDQRSKAGSVHSKVSSYHGSLHRSRDGRYTPCSYRGIEDRLPHGSMSRLTDHSRHSSSHRLNEQSRHSSIRDLSNNPMTHITHGTSMNRVIEEDGTSA